The genomic DNA GCCGCAGTAACAACTGCAACCTTGGATCTTGAGTTCACCGAGGTCCGTTCGCCTATTAACGGGCGCACGAGCCGAGCACAGCTGACAGTAGGGAATTTGGCGGTCGCCGACCAGTCAGTTTTAACGTCTGTAGTTTCTCAAGACCCTGTCTATGTTTATTTTGATCCAGATGAGCAGAGCTTCCTGAGTTACCAGAAGCGGCTTAAAGCGTCTCAGGCAACCAGCGTGCGCATTGGTCTGACAAGCGATGAGAACTACCCGTATGAAGGCGACCTCACGTTTGTCGATAATCAAGTTGATTCCGCCACCGGTACTATCCGAGCCCGAGCGACTTTGAAAAATCCAGACAGAATGTTGACACCTGGCCTTTACGCCAAAGTCGAGCTTTCCGTTGGCGGCTCTGAAGAGATGGCGTTGGTGCCCGAGCGAGCGATCTTGAGTGATCAAGATAAGAAATACGTCTATACATTGAGCGACGACAATAAAGCCGAGAAGCGCTATGTCGAGCTTGGAAAGCTAGTTGGGCATAAGCGTGTTATCACCTCCGGTCTAGAAAAGACTGATCGAGTGGTGGTTTCCGGCCTTCAACAGATTTATGCAACCGGAACACCTGTCTCTCCCAATTTACTTGGTCCCGAAAATATCGGCATAAAAGTTTCTAGTGCCAACGAAAGCTCGAAATAAACTGCAAAGGCCAGCCCCATGGATTTCTCAAAATTCTTTATTGACAGGCCAATCTTCGCGATTGTCCTGTCGATCGTTATTTTCGCAGCTGGGTTGATAGCAATCCCGCTGTTGCCGGTTGGCGAATACCCAGAAGTTGTTCCGCCGACCGTGGTGGTCAAGGCGACATATCCAGGTGCTAACCCCAAAGAGATCGCGGAATCGGTGGCGGTGCCGCTGGAGGAAGCCATCAATGGTGTGGAGGACATGGTGTATCTGAAATCGGTTGCCAGTTCCGATGGCACGCTGCAGGTTGTCGTCACCTTCAATTCAAAGGTGGACCCTGACACGGCCGCTGTGCGCGTCCAGAACAGGGTAAGCCAGGCTCTTTCACGTCTGCCCGAATCGGTGCGCCAATACGGTATAACTACGCAGAAACAATCTCCGACACCGCTAATGTACGTGGACATGTATTCCAGCAGTGAGAAATACGACGCTCTGTATCTGCGAAATTATCTCCGCCTACATGTGAAGGATGAGCTGGCTCGTATCCCGGGGATTGGCGATGTTGTGCTTTATGGCTCCGGTGATTATGCAATGCGGATCTGGCTTGATCCAAATAAGCTCGCAACACGCGGCATCACTGCTCAAGACGCGATCAATGCCATTCGCCAGCAGAACGTCCAGGTCTCAGCGGGGCAACTCGGTGCTGAACCTTCTCCACAAAATACGGATTTTCTGATTTCCATCAACGTCCAGGGCAGGCTGAAAACGGAGCAGGAGTTTTCCGATATCGTCCTGAAATCAGGACGTGATGGCCAGATTTCTCGGCTCTCCGATGTCGCACGTATTCAAGTGGATTCTGGCGATTACACGATGCGAGTATTCCGGGGGAAAAATGAAGAGGTTGCAGTCGGAATATTCTTGACACCTGGGGCTAACGCAATTGACGTCGCCAACAAGGTCTACTCGAAACTTGACGCGTTGTCGAAAGACTTCCCAGAGGGGGTCAAATACGTGAGTGTTTGGGACCCAACTTTGTTCGTACGCGACTCGATTAGCGCGGTACAGCACACGCTGTTCGAGGCCATGATCCTGATCGTTTTGGTAGTAGTAATCTTCCTGCAAACGTGGCGAGCCTCGATCATTCCATTGATCGCTGTGCCTGTGTCGATCGTTGGCACCTTCGCCTTCTTGTACCTGTTCGGCTACTCAATTAACACACTCACACTGTTTGGCATGGTTTTGGCGATTGGCATCGTCGTCGACGACGCAATCGTGGTAGTCGAAAACGTTGAGCGAAATATCGAGCTTGGCCAGACGCCGCTACAAGCCGCGCACCAAGCTATGCGGGAGGTTTCGGGTCCGATTCTGGCGATCGGCCTAGTTCTGTGTGCAGTCTTCATACCCATGGCATTCATGAGCGGAGTGACAGGCCAGTTCTACAAGCAGTTCGCTGTCACCATCGCAATTTCAACGGTGATATCGACGGTCAACTCCCTGACCCTTTCCCCAGCACTCGCAGCCAAGCTGTTGCGCCATCACGATAGCCCGAAAGATAGGCTGACCCGATGGATGGATTTTTCTTTGGGTTGGCTGCTGCGGCCGTTCAATCGATTTTTCAATCACAGCTCGGAGCGTTATGAGAGCAGCATCGCCAGGTTGCTTCCGCGCAAAGGACCAGTTTTCGTTGTTTACGCCGCACTATTAGGTGTGACTGGACTGCTCTTCAACACAATCCCGACCGGCTTCATTCCCAATCAGGACAAGCTTTATCTCTTTGCAGGTGCGACTCTACCTCCCGGAGCATCGCTCTCTCGCTCTGACGCTGTGGCCCGAGAGATGGCTGCAATCGCTATGACTGTTGATGGAGTGGACTATGCCAACTCGTATGTTGGCTCCAATGCGCTGCAGAATACTGCAACGCCGAACCTGGTAACGTCCTATGTCCTCCTCAAGCCTTTCAGTGAGCGCACACGAAGCGCAGAGGACATCAACGCGGAACTGAACACAAAGTTTGCAGCGATCAAAGACGGTGCCGCCTATGCGCTATTGCCCCCGCCAATCCAGGGTTTAGGTAATGGTTCGGGATATTCGCTGTTCCTGACGGACCGTGGTGGCCTAGGGTATGCCGCGCTGCAGGAGGCGCTGGATAAATTTCAAGCTGAAGTAGCTAGCACTCCGGGCATGACTTTCCCAGTCAGTTCCTACCAATCCAATATCCCTCAATTGGAGGTGAAGGTTGATCGCATTAAAGCTCAAGCTCAGGGCTTAGAGCTGCCTGCAATTTTTGACACTCTTCAGACCTATCTGGGATCCGTTTACGTAAATGACTTCAACATGTTTGGACGGGTCTACCGCGTCGTTGCTCAGGCCGATTCCAGCTTCCGACAAACCGCTGAAGACGTCGGTAACCTTCGCGTTCGTAATGCTCAAGGGGGCATGGTGCCACTGAGCGCAGTAGTTAATATTTCCTCGACGTTTGGGCCCGACCCGGTCATGCGCTTCAACGGTTTCCCCGCAGCTGATTTGATTGGCGATGCAGATCCCAAAGTCATGTCATCCGGCGACGTTATCAAGAAGCTTGAAGAAATCGCCGCTCGCACCTTACCTCGAGGCATCGACCTAGAGTGGACGGACCTCAGCTATCAGCAAGTAACCCAGAGCAACACAGCCATCATTGTGTTCCCCATTGCAGTATTGCTTGCATTCCTGGTGCTGGCTGCACTATACGAAAGCTGGACGTTGCCATTAGCAGTCATTCTGATTGTGCCGGTCTGTATGTTCGCTGCACTTGTAGGCGTCTGGCTTGCGGGTGGAGATAACAACGTCTTCGTCCAAGTCGGCCTAGTAGTACTAATGGGGCTGGCGTGCAAGAACGCGATTTTGATCGTCGAATTTGCTCGCGAGCTGGAAATGCAGGGACGTGGGACCATCGAAGCGGCGCTAGAAGCATGTCGACTGCGCTTGCGACCCATCGTCATGACATCGATCGCGTTCATTGCCGGCGCCGTACCGCTCTTAATCGGGGCCGGAGCAGGTAGTGAAGTTCGTCACGCGACAGGCGTAACTGTTTTCGGTGGGATGCTGGGTGTGACCATTTTCGGCCTTTTCCTGACCCCAGTGTTCTATGTGGCGATGAGGAAGCTTGGTGCAACTATTCCTGACCACCCATCAAGCATGGCGGCACATGAGAAGGAGAGCCTCACTCATGGTTAATCTCAAAAGCTACTCACTCCCAGTGCTGTTAGTGTTGTTAGCCGGATGCACCGTGGGGCCAGATTTCTCCCGGCCCGAAACTACTGCTTTGCCACAGTCCTTTACAAATATAAGCGGTCCGAACGTGGCCTCGCGCGATGAGGCCGCAGACTACCAGTTCTGGAGGCAATTCAATGACCCCCAGTTGACTGAACTGGTGGAGCAAGCTTTGTCTCAGAACTACGACCTTCGCACGGCGTTAGCGAACTTTGATGCGGCAAATGCTCTATTACGCGCCGCCAAGTTTGACCAGATACCAACCGTCACAATGTCGGCAGATGCGGGGCATCAGCGACTGAGCTCAGATGAAGCCAACGGGACCTCCCGCAGTAATGATGTTTACTCCCACAAAGCCTCACTTAGTTGGGAGCTAGATTTCTTTGGCCGAGTAAGGCGGTCATTGGAGTCGAAGCGATCGGAGGTGGAAGCCAAGGCGAGTGATCTCAAGGCAATTCAGGTCGTGGTGGTAAGCAATGTAGCCACGACTTATATAGATTTGCGTGCGGCCCAACGGATGCTCGAACTGTCGAAGGCTAACGCAGTAAGTCAGCGACAAACTTTGGATATCGTTAAGGGACGGTTGGATGCAGGGCGGGGATCAACTTACGAGCTGTCTAGAGCGCAGGCTCAGTTGGATACTACCCTTGCGCGCATTCCACAGTTCGAGGTGAAAATCGCCATCGATAAGCACAGGCTTGCAGTTCTGACTGGTATGAGTCCTGCTTCGTATGATTCGTTATTGCCAGGTGAGGCTGCTATGCCGTCAGTGCCTGAGACAATAAAAGCAGATACCCCAGCGAACGTCATCCGCAGGCGTCCTGACGTCGCTTCGGCCGAACATACTCTACACGCCGCTACAGCACAGATCGGGGTAACCACTGCCGATCTGTTCCCAAGGGTTACCCTAGGAGCCGCTATCGGTACGTATGCTTTTAACGGAAGTTCGCTCTACTCTAACTCCGCAGAGTCCAACCTAACCTTGCTTGGTATTGACTGGTCGTTTCTCGACGCGGGGCGAGTGAAGAGTCGAATCGAGGCCGCGGACGCTGAAGCAGCCGGTCGGCTGGCGAATTACCAACAAACCGTGTTGATGGCTCTTGAGGACGTGGAAAATGCAATCGTAGGCTTCTCACGGATTAAGGATGAAGATGCCCGCTTGACTAGCGCTGCCGTTGAATTGAAACGGGCCTCGGATCTCGCTGGTGACAAATATCGGGCTGGCGCTATCGAATTATCCGAGCGATTGGATGTTCAGCGTGAGCTATACAGCGCACAAATAGAGCAGACCTCCAGTCATGCGAGGAATGCAGCTGCTGCAGTGAATTTGTTCATCTCGATAGCTGGAGGTTGGTCTTGGAACGTCAAAAAGAGCTAGTGTCACTGATGTAAACCTGTATGCAGCCCGGGTGCGTCGACACCATTCCGGGCTGCAGTCCACGTATCCTTAGCCGCGCGTGCGCCTACACTTGATATAAGGCCTTCATTAACTTCAATTGAATCGCCTCGGTTTTTTTAGATATGCTGCAAGCTCATTGCACTGTCCCCACGACATTATAGACATTTCTAGCCTACGCTTTGAGCATAGGAGGAAGTTTAGAGCACTTAACGATTCATGCCGGAATTCAAAGCAGAAGCCGTCAGGCAAGTCATTGAACGCAGATATTCCGTTGCGGAAACGTAACCGTCTGGCCAACTCACCTCTCAGCACGCAGACCAGCTCAGACAAAAACGGGTGGAAAACAAAGCCTTGCCCGCAGGTATACCCATTGAATAAGCCTGTATCTGACGTAGCTCATGCAGAGCCTGCCAGCGGGTCGCAATCGACGATGGCTTCATTGTATACTTTTGCTCCGCATACCCCTTGAGCTACAGGAACATCAGCATGACTGTACTCCAAACGATCTACTGGCAGCCTACGCCGCCTTAGCGCTACGCCCCCTCGCAACAACCTGCTTCCGCTAGCCTCGCTTGCGGGTGCGCACTGCTGTACGCCTGGTTTACACCTTAAGCGCACAGCAAAAAAATCCTCAAAATTTGAATTTGTATCGATTCGCTCGCCATTTCCTTGGCGTGCGCGATGCTTTGCCTTGGATATTCATATGCTGCAAAAACTTAGACAAACGTGGTTTTCCAACGTCCGTGCCGACGTGCTCGCGGGGCTGGTGGTCGCACTCGCGCTGATCCCGGAAGCCATCGCCTTTTCCATCATCGCCGGGGTAGATCCCAAAGTCGGTCTCTACGCCTCCTTCTGTATCTGTGCTGTCATCGCCTTTGTCGGCGGGCGCCCCGGAATGATCTCGGCGGCGACAGGCGCCATGGCACTGCTGATGGTTACGCTGGTAAAAGAGCATGGACTCCAGTACCTGCTGGCCGCGACTCTACTATGTGGTGTACTTCAAATCCTTGCCGGCTACCTGAAGCTTGGCTCGTTGATGCGCTTTGTTTCACGCTCGGTAGTCACCGGCTTCGTAAACGCATTGGCGATTCTGATTTTTATGGCGCAATTGCCTGAGCTGACCAATGTCACCTGGCATGTCTATGCCATGACCGCTGCGGGCCTGGGAATCATCTACCTGTTTCCGTATGTACCGAAAATCGGCAAGCTGATTCCCTCTCCATTGGTGTGCATTCTGACGCTGACTGCCATCGCCATTTACCTCGGTTTGGATATCCGCACCGTCGGTGACATGGGCCAACTGCCTGATACGCTCCCGATCTTCCTCTGGCCTGAAGTTCCGCTGAATTTTGAAACCCTGCGCATCATTTTCCCGTACTCGGCTGCGTTGGCAGTAGTGGGGCTACTCGAATCAATGATGACCGCGACCATCGTCGACGACCTGACCGATACCACCAGCAACAAAAACCGCGAGTGCAAAGGCCAGGGTGTGGCCAACATCGCTGCCGGCATGCTTGGCGGCATGGCAGGTTGCGCCATGATCGGCCAGTCGATCATCAACGTGAAGTCTGGTGGCCGCACCCGTCTCTCGACATTGTGTGCCGGCGTTTTCCTGCTGCTGATGGTGGTATTTCTTGGCGAATGGCTCTCCAAAATCCCTATGGCGGCACTCGTGGCTGTGATGATTATGGTGTCCATCGGCACCTTTAGCTGGGATTCCTTGCGCAATCTGAAAGAGCATCCGCTGTCGACCAACCTCGTCATGGTGGCGACCGTCGTGGTCGTCGTGGCCACTCACAACCTAGCCTACGGCGTACTGCTAGGTGTGCTGCTGGCTTCGCTGTTCTTCGCCAATAAGGTTGGGCACTACCTGGATATCAAGAGCACTCTGGAAGAGACGGAATCGCATCGGACTTACCACGTCGTGGGCCAGGTGTTCTTTAGCTCTGCGGACAAGTTCACTGAAGTTTTTGACTTCAAGGAAGCGCTCAACAAAGTCACCATCGATCTCACACAGGCGCATTTCTGGGATATCACCGCCGTAGCAGCGCTGGATAAGGTCGTGATCAAGTTCCGCCGTGAAGGCGCGGAGGTTGAAGTGCTCGGTCTCAATGAAGCCAGCGCAACAATCGTTGACCGCTTCGGCGTGCATGACAAACCCGGTGCCATCGACAAGCTCATGAGCCACTAAGGAGAACGACAATGACCCACGTAATGGCATGCATTGATAACTCACAATCCTCATTGACGGTCTGCGATTACGCAGCATGGGCCTCGCAACGACTCAGCGCCCCCCTGACCTTGCTTCATGTGCTGGATAAGGAGAAATATCCTGCATCCGCTGACCTCAGCGGAAATATCGGTCTCGGTAGCAGAGAACATCTACTGGAAGAGTTGGCCACGCTGGATGCGCAGCGTGCAAAACTGGCCTTGGAGCATGGGCAGCATATGCTTGAAAAAGCTCGCGAGCGAACAGTCATCTGTGGCGCCATGTCACCTGATTTGAAGCAGCGCCATGGCCATCTCGTCGAGAGCCTGAGCGATCTCCAAGACGATATTCGATTACTGGTGATTGGAAGAGTCGGTGAGGACAGCACGCGCAGTGCCCAAAGTCTTGGCAGCCAGATTGAAGCGGTAGTCCGAACTATCCACCGCCC from Pseudomonas tolaasii NCPPB 2192 includes the following:
- a CDS encoding SulP family inorganic anion transporter, with product MLQKLRQTWFSNVRADVLAGLVVALALIPEAIAFSIIAGVDPKVGLYASFCICAVIAFVGGRPGMISAATGAMALLMVTLVKEHGLQYLLAATLLCGVLQILAGYLKLGSLMRFVSRSVVTGFVNALAILIFMAQLPELTNVTWHVYAMTAAGLGIIYLFPYVPKIGKLIPSPLVCILTLTAIAIYLGLDIRTVGDMGQLPDTLPIFLWPEVPLNFETLRIIFPYSAALAVVGLLESMMTATIVDDLTDTTSNKNRECKGQGVANIAAGMLGGMAGCAMIGQSIINVKSGGRTRLSTLCAGVFLLLMVVFLGEWLSKIPMAALVAVMIMVSIGTFSWDSLRNLKEHPLSTNLVMVATVVVVVATHNLAYGVLLGVLLASLFFANKVGHYLDIKSTLEETESHRTYHVVGQVFFSSADKFTEVFDFKEALNKVTIDLTQAHFWDITAVAALDKVVIKFRREGAEVEVLGLNEASATIVDRFGVHDKPGAIDKLMSH
- a CDS encoding efflux RND transporter periplasmic adaptor subunit, with amino-acid sequence MRASSVAATSLAATFLLISGCNKEAESKLLAASPAVDVVSVTVQQVKPWDKFNGRVGAVETVSILPHVSGYITKVAYQEGSEVKKGDLLFIVDQRPYRAALASAQARLEQSRASLAFAKQQNHRAQQLVKTNAISTEEAEQKLAAYEQGVAEVHAAEAAVTTATLDLEFTEVRSPINGRTSRAQLTVGNLAVADQSVLTSVVSQDPVYVYFDPDEQSFLSYQKRLKASQATSVRIGLTSDENYPYEGDLTFVDNQVDSATGTIRARATLKNPDRMLTPGLYAKVELSVGGSEEMALVPERAILSDQDKKYVYTLSDDNKAEKRYVELGKLVGHKRVITSGLEKTDRVVVSGLQQIYATGTPVSPNLLGPENIGIKVSSANESSK
- a CDS encoding efflux RND transporter permease subunit, whose translation is MDFSKFFIDRPIFAIVLSIVIFAAGLIAIPLLPVGEYPEVVPPTVVVKATYPGANPKEIAESVAVPLEEAINGVEDMVYLKSVASSDGTLQVVVTFNSKVDPDTAAVRVQNRVSQALSRLPESVRQYGITTQKQSPTPLMYVDMYSSSEKYDALYLRNYLRLHVKDELARIPGIGDVVLYGSGDYAMRIWLDPNKLATRGITAQDAINAIRQQNVQVSAGQLGAEPSPQNTDFLISINVQGRLKTEQEFSDIVLKSGRDGQISRLSDVARIQVDSGDYTMRVFRGKNEEVAVGIFLTPGANAIDVANKVYSKLDALSKDFPEGVKYVSVWDPTLFVRDSISAVQHTLFEAMILIVLVVVIFLQTWRASIIPLIAVPVSIVGTFAFLYLFGYSINTLTLFGMVLAIGIVVDDAIVVVENVERNIELGQTPLQAAHQAMREVSGPILAIGLVLCAVFIPMAFMSGVTGQFYKQFAVTIAISTVISTVNSLTLSPALAAKLLRHHDSPKDRLTRWMDFSLGWLLRPFNRFFNHSSERYESSIARLLPRKGPVFVVYAALLGVTGLLFNTIPTGFIPNQDKLYLFAGATLPPGASLSRSDAVAREMAAIAMTVDGVDYANSYVGSNALQNTATPNLVTSYVLLKPFSERTRSAEDINAELNTKFAAIKDGAAYALLPPPIQGLGNGSGYSLFLTDRGGLGYAALQEALDKFQAEVASTPGMTFPVSSYQSNIPQLEVKVDRIKAQAQGLELPAIFDTLQTYLGSVYVNDFNMFGRVYRVVAQADSSFRQTAEDVGNLRVRNAQGGMVPLSAVVNISSTFGPDPVMRFNGFPAADLIGDADPKVMSSGDVIKKLEEIAARTLPRGIDLEWTDLSYQQVTQSNTAIIVFPIAVLLAFLVLAALYESWTLPLAVILIVPVCMFAALVGVWLAGGDNNVFVQVGLVVLMGLACKNAILIVEFARELEMQGRGTIEAALEACRLRLRPIVMTSIAFIAGAVPLLIGAGAGSEVRHATGVTVFGGMLGVTIFGLFLTPVFYVAMRKLGATIPDHPSSMAAHEKESLTHG
- a CDS encoding efflux transporter outer membrane subunit produces the protein MVNLKSYSLPVLLVLLAGCTVGPDFSRPETTALPQSFTNISGPNVASRDEAADYQFWRQFNDPQLTELVEQALSQNYDLRTALANFDAANALLRAAKFDQIPTVTMSADAGHQRLSSDEANGTSRSNDVYSHKASLSWELDFFGRVRRSLESKRSEVEAKASDLKAIQVVVVSNVATTYIDLRAAQRMLELSKANAVSQRQTLDIVKGRLDAGRGSTYELSRAQAQLDTTLARIPQFEVKIAIDKHRLAVLTGMSPASYDSLLPGEAAMPSVPETIKADTPANVIRRRPDVASAEHTLHAATAQIGVTTADLFPRVTLGAAIGTYAFNGSSLYSNSAESNLTLLGIDWSFLDAGRVKSRIEAADAEAAGRLANYQQTVLMALEDVENAIVGFSRIKDEDARLTSAAVELKRASDLAGDKYRAGAIELSERLDVQRELYSAQIEQTSSHARNAAAAVNLFISIAGGWSWNVKKS
- a CDS encoding universal stress protein, whose protein sequence is MTHVMACIDNSQSSLTVCDYAAWASQRLSAPLTLLHVLDKEKYPASADLSGNIGLGSREHLLEELATLDAQRAKLALEHGQHMLEKARERTVICGAMSPDLKQRHGHLVESLSDLQDDIRLLVIGRVGEDSTRSAQSLGSQIEAVVRTIHRPILITTSHFRKPETVMVAFDGSATGHKTVQMLASSPLCEGLPIHIVMVGTDSEENQNELEKARATLASFGSLVHAEIRSGEVESLLHAYQAEHGIDLLVMGAYGHSRIRQFLVGSTTTTMLRTSTVPVSLLR